Proteins from a genomic interval of Rhipicephalus microplus isolate Deutch F79 chromosome 6, USDA_Rmic, whole genome shotgun sequence:
- the LOC142764982 gene encoding uncharacterized protein LOC142764982: protein MSQPAVSNTIHEVTEAIITVAARKRVADFLLTTSAKDEAKVEFVLRGCIPGVLACADGTLVTIRKLEGFRLADTASFMSRRGYYVLNVMIETQAIPSSHGS, encoded by the exons atgtctcagccggcggtgagcaacaccatccacgaggtgacggaggcgatcattaccgtggctgctagaaaaagggtggcggacttcctactgacaacatctgctaaggatgaggcaaaggtggagtttgtgctacgcggttgcatcccaggggtgctggcgtgtgccgatggcacgttggtcaccattcgcaagttagagggattcagactggccgacacggcgagcttcatgtccagaaggggctattatgtcctgaacgtcatgatc gagacgcaggctatcccctcaagccatggctcctaa